From a single Nicotiana tomentosiformis chromosome 2, ASM39032v3, whole genome shotgun sequence genomic region:
- the LOC138906684 gene encoding patatin-like protein 3 yields the protein MWRTSSSSNKAIDDVTFVILSLGTGSAKGVLKFDVEDGKTWGLVNWFLGPGDSTPLIDVFESALSDMADIYTSMFLHGTPSNDTYLRIQIDGLKYEDTRTDNATEENLSNLVHIANDLLKRPVSSVNFETGFYEPISDKRKPVGKADWTNEMALVELAKRLSDQRKLRQKQKV from the exons ATGTGGAGAACTTCATCATCAAGTAACAAAGCTATAGATGATGTTACATTTGTTATACTTTCACTGGGCACTGGATCAGCAAAAGGGGTTCTAAAGTTTGATGTTGAAGATGGTAAGACGTGGGGACTGGTCAATTGGTTTTTGGGGCCAGGAGATAGCACTCCCCTCATTGATGTTTTTGAGTCTGCCTTGAGTGATATGGCTGATATTTATACATCTATGTTCCTACATGGCACTCCATCAAATGATACTTACCTCAGGATTCAG ATTGATGGCTTGAAATATGAAGATACAAGGACTGACAATGCAACAGAAGAAAATCTCAGCAACTTGGTGCATATAGCAAATGACCTGTTGAAGCGCCCTGTTTCTTCTGTCAACTTCGAAACTGGTTTTTATGAACCCATCTCAGACAAGCGCAAACCTGTAGGAAAAGCCGATTGGACCAACGAAATGGCTCTTGTTGA GTTGGCAAAAAGATTGTCAGATCAAAGAAAGCTCCGCCAAAAACAAAAGGTTTGA